The following coding sequences are from one Pseudomonas mendocina window:
- the tgt gene encoding tRNA guanosine(34) transglycosylase Tgt, translating to MSFELLATDGKARRGRLTFPRGVVETPAFMPVGTYGTVKGMLPRDIEAIGAQIILGNTFHLWLRPGMEVIKKHGDLHDFMQWQGPILTDSGGFQVFSLGAMRKIKEEGVYFASPVDGAKVFMGPEESMQVQRDLGSDIVMIFDECTPYPAEFDVAKRSMELSLRWAKRSKAAHGESTAALFGIVQGGMHEELRMRSLEGLCEIGFDGLAIGGLSVGEPKEEMIRVLDFLPPHMPADKPRYLMGVGKPEDLVEGVRRGVDMFDCVMPTRNARNGHLFVDTGVVKIRNAVHKHDDSPLDPTCDCYTCKHFSRAYLHHLDKCGEMLGSMLNTIHNLRHYQRVMAGLREAIGQGKLADFVESFYAKRGLPVPPLD from the coding sequence ATGTCCTTCGAATTGCTCGCCACTGACGGCAAGGCCCGCCGTGGCCGTCTGACCTTCCCGCGTGGCGTGGTGGAAACACCGGCCTTCATGCCGGTGGGCACCTATGGCACGGTCAAGGGCATGTTGCCGCGTGATATCGAGGCCATTGGCGCGCAGATCATTCTCGGCAACACTTTCCACCTGTGGCTGCGCCCGGGCATGGAAGTGATCAAGAAACATGGCGACCTGCACGATTTCATGCAGTGGCAGGGACCCATCCTCACCGACTCCGGTGGTTTCCAGGTGTTCAGCCTCGGCGCCATGCGCAAGATCAAGGAGGAGGGCGTGTACTTCGCCTCGCCGGTCGACGGCGCCAAGGTGTTCATGGGGCCGGAGGAGTCGATGCAGGTGCAGCGCGACCTGGGCTCGGACATCGTGATGATCTTCGACGAGTGCACGCCCTATCCGGCCGAGTTCGATGTGGCCAAACGTTCGATGGAGTTGTCGCTGCGCTGGGCCAAACGTTCCAAGGCTGCTCATGGCGAAAGCACGGCAGCGTTGTTCGGCATCGTCCAGGGCGGCATGCATGAAGAGCTGCGTATGCGCTCGCTGGAAGGGCTCTGCGAGATCGGTTTCGACGGCCTGGCCATTGGCGGTCTGTCGGTGGGCGAGCCGAAGGAAGAGATGATCCGCGTGCTGGACTTCCTGCCGCCGCACATGCCTGCCGACAAGCCGCGCTACCTGATGGGCGTGGGCAAACCCGAGGATCTGGTCGAGGGTGTGCGCCGTGGCGTGGACATGTTCGACTGCGTGATGCCGACGCGCAATGCGCGTAACGGCCACCTGTTCGTCGATACCGGTGTGGTCAAGATCCGCAACGCCGTACACAAGCACGACGATTCACCGCTGGATCCGACCTGCGACTGTTACACCTGCAAACACTTCTCCAGGGCTTATCTGCATCACTTGGACAAGTGCGGGGAAATGCTCGGCAGTATGCTCAATACCATCCATAACTTGCGCCATTATCAGCGGGTCATGGCTGGTTTGCGCGAGGCTATCGGACAGGGTAAATTGGCCGACTTCGTCGAATCCTTCTACGCCAAACGCGGTCTTCCCGTGCCGCCGCTGGACTGA
- the yajC gene encoding preprotein translocase subunit YajC — protein MSFFIPAAYADTAAAGPAGSGFEWIFLIGFLVIFYLMIWRPQAKRAKEHKGLISGLQKGDEVVTSGGIAGKVTKVTDDFIVVEVSDNVELKFQKQAVAAALPKGTLKAI, from the coding sequence ATGAGCTTTTTCATCCCAGCTGCCTACGCTGACACCGCAGCTGCCGGCCCTGCCGGTAGTGGTTTCGAGTGGATTTTCCTGATCGGCTTTCTGGTCATCTTCTATTTGATGATCTGGCGTCCCCAGGCCAAGCGTGCCAAAGAGCACAAAGGCCTGATCAGCGGCCTGCAGAAGGGCGACGAAGTGGTGACCAGCGGCGGTATCGCCGGCAAAGTGACCAAAGTGACCGATGATTTCATCGTCGTCGAAGTTTCCGACAACGTGGAACTGAAATTCCAGAAGCAGGCTGTTGCAGCCGCCCTGCCCAAGGGCACGCTGAAAGCCATCTGA